The Acinonyx jubatus isolate Ajub_Pintada_27869175 chromosome D3, VMU_Ajub_asm_v1.0, whole genome shotgun sequence DNA segment ACTGAAACTTGTGGGAAGTAGTTGTGGGGAAGCTGAGCTCTTGCTGTAGTACGAAGTAGTGTGATAGGGCAGGGTCATGAGCTGAGCCTGAAAGATGGAAATCTGATAATAACTTGGACAAGGAAGGCTCAATGCAGATGGCAGTGCATGATTACAGTGCTCAGACACATTTTCTGGAGAGCCGATTTCTGTATGGCTGAAGTAAGGGTGGGTGAGGGAAAGTAGAACAGTGTCATTGGAAGGAGTGGGAATTAACATGTATGCAGAGTTAAGATGGTAAGTGGAGAGTATACTGAAGATGAAGGAAGCTTGACAGGAAAATCAAGACCATGAAAATATTGTTGCTGGTTTCCTAGGACTGCTATAATAAAGTAGAACacattgggtggcttaaaacaacagaactgTTCTCTGGAATAAATTTGATATTTGGAGACTTGAAGTCCAAAATCCAAGTGTAGGCAGGGCAATGCTCTCTGAGGCTTCTAGGGCAGCCGGTTCCATGCCTTTCTCTTAGCTTCTAGTATTACTGGCCATCCTTGGCTTTCCTGGCCTTCCTCAacttgtagatgcatcactccaggctctgcctccaTTGTCCCGTggtattctccctgtgtgtctgtgtgcctcTTACAGGGAGGTTCACCCTAATCGAGTATGACCTTATCTTAACTttattatatctgcaaagaccctcaTTGCAAATGAGGTCGTGCACGCAGACACTGGGTGTTGGGACTTCAGCGTATCTCTTTTGAGGACACAGCTCAACCTGCAACAGGCACTCAGAAGGGCTCTGCAATCCCGTCTCATTGTTACCACCAGTGTGTTCTGTAGGCTGCTCTGCCTCATAAAGGAAATCTGATTGATGGAACGTTTGGATATCTTATTGGGGTGGGGAAGGCATAAGAGGCAATATTCTGAATAATGAACGGATCCTGTCGTGGGTGAGGACTGGGCCATTGATTGATGTCAGGAAGGCCATGCCAACTGGCTTGGGCCTGAATTCAAGCAATGCTTGAGCTACCTGTGAAAAATGCTACCCAGAGATGAAGAGATGGGCATCATCTTCTCAATTCCCTTGGATGTCCATTATCCCATTTGACCTTATGCATAATAGAATAGAGATCACTTCCTAGCATATTGCATCACATCATTACAAAGGCTGAACAGAgcaattaaaaaactaaatgcaGTTTTATGACCATCTGGGTATTGTTACCATCTTCATAATCATTAGATTTAGTGCAAGAGATATATTAATTAGTGGCATGAGAAGCAGAAGGCAAAGAAGCGTATTTTATATGGGAACTTGTGGTCAGCACCATATGCATTTTAGCTTAGCCTAAGAAATACTAgtaatgtaggaaaaaaaaaaacccacttccctgcagtttataaaaataaccttttttttttttttttgaagccagCTTCTTCTTACCTCCAGCCAATTGGTGAGCCCTTCCCAGCCTGCACAATCCATCAAAGAAAGACAGTGCTGGGCATTGTTTcacctttttaataaaaatgagtagCCACTGTAGCACGAGACTTAGAAACTCAGAGAAAATAGTACATGAACCATAGTGGAAAGGGAGGCATGTTCCAGTTTCATGgggaaataatttcctttcccttgaGTGAGGAAATCAGAGAAATATGGAATATATGAGCTAGAAGGAACCTTACTGATCTAAAAGAAGCTTAGGGAGGTTGTCTGTTCCAGGTCCCCTCAAAAAACTCTTGGTTCATGTGTTTATCTCTCATAGACGGTGGTTGACCTTTTAGATTACTTACCCAGTTACTCAGGGCCAGGTAACTTCCCTACCTCTTGCATATCCCTGAAACTCCTGAGGGTCTATGATATGCCATATGCAACCAACATATGTTCATTATAATGGAAATAACTTATTTCCTCTCTTTTAGATATCTTACAGAACTCAACACATTGGGATCTTGAAGATCGTAGCTCTGATGGTGGCTGTCTGGGTTCTGGCCTTCTTAGTGCACGGGCCAATAATTCTAGTTTCAGAGTCTTGGAATAATTCCAGTGTCAGAGTCTCGGAGAAAAAGGACTGTGAACCTGGGTTCATTTCCAAATGGTACATCCTTGCCATCACTTCATTCTTGGAATTTGTGGTTCCAGTCTTGTCAGTGGCCTATTTCAACATATACATTTACTGGAGGCTGTGGAAGCGTGGTAATCTCAGTCGGTGGCAAAGCCAGCCTGGACTCACTTCTCCTACCCCTCCCAATAACTGTGGACCCTCACTCAGGGGTGGACTGTTTTCAAGAACATCTCTTCCTGAACTGAAGGAAACAGCAACATCTGTTCCTTCGAAGAGACACGGTAGAAAGAGCAGTCTCTTGTTTTCTCTAAGAGCCCAGACAAATAGCAATATAATTGCTTCCAAAATGGCTTCCCTCTCCCATTGTGATTCCCTATGTCTTCACCAAAGGGAACACATTGAACTGCTCAGAGCCAGGAAATTAGCCAAGTCACTGGCCATTCTCTTAGGTGTTTTTGCCTTTTGCTGGGCTCCATATTCTCTGTTCACGATCATTCGTTCATTTCTTTCACCAGAGCAGCGTCCTCAAACAATTTGGTATGAAATCACCTTTTGGCTTCAATGGTTCAATTCCCTTGTCAATCCTTTTCTGTATCCATTATGTCACAAGCATTTCCAGAAGGCTTTCTTGAGAATATTTCATGTGAAAAAGCAACCCATACTAACACAAAATCGGTCAATGTCCTCTTAAAGATGATTTtatcatttacaaaaattttagtCTTAAGCTCACCTACATGAATTTGatctgacatttatttttccctttccactAGACAGGGCAAAATGAGAAAAGTCCATAATATTGTAACACTtgcaaacttaaaagaaaaatcagaaactgGAAGTCAAGGGAAAATAACCAGAAATAGACAACAATCTTTTTTGCAAACTCACAGCCACAAATGCACTGTACTTTTCTTACTCGTTGCCTCTTCCTTGTCTTTTAGATCTTGATATAACATTGATTGCGAAAGTCAAGAGTTCTTGTTTTCTATGTTCAGTGTTTGCTATAGTGTTAAGtgaatttcccttttattttatagtgATGAGAAATTGTCAAGTTGTAAAGTCATTTTTTCCTAAAGTATACAATAGAAGAAGGACATATATTGTCCTCTTCGCTGGAAGTGGGAAGGCATGTTGGGGTTTGAGCTGTCAGGAGCAGGGAGCCAGGGTGTGCCCAGATGGAAAGGTAGAAGGCACGTGTACGTCCAGGCTCTATGCTACTGattccagaaaagaagaaagtgtggAGAGGGAAGAGCAGGTAACTGCGGTTCTCAGAGTTCCTCAGAGGGCCTGGCAATCATAGGATAAGAGAGTAAGTGAGAGACAAGATCACCAACTGGTTGAAAGATGGCTTTCCTTTtgtccttcctgccctcttcTTCCAACTTCCACATCAGCTAAAACATCTgtgaaaaaatatgtaagagaaaGGCTACGAGATGGCAAAAGGACTCTATGATTAAACTTGATGTAGCTGTTTAACATTCTCAGAACTAATAGATgtcaataattattaataaaatatacttctgtatttatttgaCGTCTTTAATGTGTGTGTAGTGCTAAGAGTGATTTCTTTATGTGCCATTAGTGTAAGTTATACCTTGCTGATGAGTCACATTTTCTTAGTCtggtgatgttttatttatttattttttgttattattaattcttcttcttcctcctcctcctccaccttttcctcttccttctttgtaataaaattttattttgatttcattgtTAATTTCATCTCTCCTATAAGGTTTTATTAGTGTTTCTTTGGTAACTTCTCAGAGTTCCTtagtcatttctgtattttttagatCTTTTAAACCTTGGTTAATTTCAAACACTAAAATATGAAAATCCTTTAAGTACATAAATGCTTAGATATGCCTATGATTTTTATATGCAATTGTCCCTTGCATTAAGTTCAAAAATAGGAGACACATGTTTAACATTCAATagtatcacctcatgccagtcacagtggctaaaatgaacaaatcaggagactacagatgctggcgaggatgtggag contains these protein-coding regions:
- the HRH4 gene encoding histamine H4 receptor isoform X1; protein product: MMRASSSFDEMSASTNSTIALLPSTHIFLVFLMCLVAFAIMLGNAVVILAFVVDQKLRHRSNYFFLNLAIADFFVGMISIPLYIPHTLYGWSSESKLCMFWLIVDYLLCTTSVYNIVLISYDRYQSVSNAISYRTQHIGILKIVALMVAVWVLAFLVHGPIILVSESWNNSSVRVSEKKDCEPGFISKWYILAITSFLEFVVPVLSVAYFNIYIYWRLWKRGNLSRWQSQPGLTSPTPPNNCGPSLRGGLFSRTSLPELKETATSVPSKRHGRKSSLLFSLRAQTNSNIIASKMASLSHCDSLCLHQREHIELLRARKLAKSLAILLGVFAFCWAPYSLFTIIRSFLSPEQRPQTIWYEITFWLQWFNSLVNPFLYPLCHKHFQKAFLRIFHVKKQPILTQNRSMSS
- the HRH4 gene encoding histamine H4 receptor isoform X2; protein product: MHLVNSLFTQGMISIPLYIPHTLYGWSSESKLCMFWLIVDYLLCTTSVYNIVLISYDRYQSVSNAISYRTQHIGILKIVALMVAVWVLAFLVHGPIILVSESWNNSSVRVSEKKDCEPGFISKWYILAITSFLEFVVPVLSVAYFNIYIYWRLWKRGNLSRWQSQPGLTSPTPPNNCGPSLRGGLFSRTSLPELKETATSVPSKRHGRKSSLLFSLRAQTNSNIIASKMASLSHCDSLCLHQREHIELLRARKLAKSLAILLGVFAFCWAPYSLFTIIRSFLSPEQRPQTIWYEITFWLQWFNSLVNPFLYPLCHKHFQKAFLRIFHVKKQPILTQNRSMSS